From one Solea solea chromosome 15, fSolSol10.1, whole genome shotgun sequence genomic stretch:
- the olig3 gene encoding oligodendrocyte transcription factor 3: MNSDSSPSSRASSPGMDGMFLRDHLPHHHHHLHHLHVGSSVSSSSQSEQLRQKMNSDLLALDPKSVGSSSSSSSSSSSNKYKLKKQVTEEEMYQLRLKINGRERKRMHDLNLAMDGLREVMPYAHGPSVRKLSKIATLLLARNYILMLTSSLDEMKRLVGEIYGGQHSAFHCGTVAHPASAGGHSGGPAAAAAAAAAAAAAAHQVHPLLGSALSTSTSSTLSSALPGLTSIRAPHSLMKGSPAAPPALQLGPGFQHWAGLPCPCTICQVPPPTHIPITSTGLTRLTGEGKDGMK; encoded by the coding sequence ATGAATTCAGACTCCAGCCCGAGCAGCAGAGCCTCTTCCCCGGGCATGGACGGCATGTTTCTCCGAGACCACCtcccacaccaccaccatcacctccaccacctccacgtAGGCTCCTCCGTGTCCTCCTCCTCGCAGAGCGAGCAACTGCGTCAGAAGATGAACAGTGACCTGCTCGCCTTAGACCCCAAGTCAgtaggaagcagcagcagcagcagcagtagcagcagcagcaacaagtaCAAACTGAAGAAACAAGTCACCGAGGAGGAAATGTACCAGCTCCGTCTCAAAATCAACGGCCGGGAACGGAAGCGCATGCATGACCTCAACCTGGCAATGGACGGCCTGCGCGAGGTGATGCCCTACGCGCACGGGCCCTCGGTGCGGAAGTTGTCCAAGATCGCCACGCTGCTTCTCGCCAGGAACTACATCCTGATGCTTACCAGCTCCTTGGACGAGATGAAGCGGCTGGTGGGGGAGATTTACGGCGGCCAACACTCGGCCTTCCACTGCGGCACCGTGGCGCACCCCGCCAGCGCCGGTGGACACTCCGGGGGCCCCGCCgctgcagccgccgccgccgctgccgcagcagcagcagcgcaccAGGTGCATCCTCTCCTCGGGAGCGCGCTGTCCACCTCCACATCCTCCACTCTGTCGAGCGCGCTCCCGGGGCTCACTTCTATCCGGGCACCACACTCCCTGATGAAGGGTTCCCCGGCTGCGCCCCCGGCCTTACAGCTGGGTCCCGGCTTCCAGCACTGGGCCGGACTGCCGTGTCCTTGCACCATCTGTCAGGTTCCCCCTCCCACGCACATCCCCATCACCTCCACCGGCCTCACGAGACTCACGGGGGAGGGCAAGGACGGGATGAAATGA